The window CTGATCCTGCTCTTCCATCCCGATTATCGCAGCTCGCGCGCCAACCGGGCGCTGGCGGAAGCCGCAAGCAGCCGGCCCGGCACGACCGTCGTCGATATGCAGGCGCTCTATCCGGATGGGCAGATCGACGGCGATGCGGAGGTCGCGCGGCTCCTTGCCGCCGGGCGCATCGTCCTGCAATTCCCGGTGCAATGGTATTCGACGCCGCCGCTGCTCAAGGCCTGGCAGGACGCGGTGCTGACCCGGATGTTCTACATCCACTACGCCGCGGAGGGCGCGAAGCTCGCCGGCCGGCCGATCCTTATCGCCGCCACCGCCGGCAACGTTCCCGAGGCCTACACGCCGAGCGGAGCCAATCTGTTCTCGCTGCGCGACCTGTTGAAACCGCTGCAGGCGACGGCACATCGCTGCGCCCTCGCCTGGCAGGAACCGTTCCTGGTCTATGACGTGCGCCGAGCTGATGCCGAAGCGCTGGCGGCAGCCGCCGACCACTATGTCGCGCGGCTCGCCCAGCTCGAAACCCGGCAAGCCGCCTGACCGGTACTCGTGGATAGGGCCGGCGCCGAGACGCCGGCCTGCTCCGACTCAAGCCTGTTCGGCCTTGTTCGTGCGGCGCACGAGCGCCATCAGGATCGCGGCACCAAGTCCCGACTTCACCAGCGAGCCGAGCAGGAAGGGCACGACACCGGCAAGCACGGCCTTTTCCGCGCCGATCAGCGTCGCAAGCCAGAGCCCGCCGAGCAGCAGGCAGAGAGCGTGGCCAAGCAGCATCGAAGCGAAGGCGAAAGCCGGCCGGCTGCCGTTCCAGCCACGCTCCGCCAGCAAGCCGACGAGCGCCGCGACGAGCGGGAATGAGAACAGGTAGCCAGAGGTCGGCCCCATGAACGGGGCGAGGCCGGCCTTGCCGCTCGCCAACACGGGCAGGCCGAGCGCCGCCTCGCCCAGCCAGGCGAGGATGGTGAGCGCGCCGAGCCGCCAGCCATAGAGCGCGCCGATCAGGATCACCGCCAGCGTCTGCATGGTCATCGGCACCGAGACCATCGGCACGCTGATCTGCGAAGCGATCGCCAGCACCAGAGTGCCGAGAACGACGGCCCCGAGCTGGACGAATGCCGGACGCGCCTGCAGATCGAGCGGGCTGAAGCGGGCGGGCGCGGCGTAGCTGAGATCGCTCATGGGTCTGCTCTCCATCGATTCCAAAATTATAGATAATTTAGCAAGCCGATCTATCTTAGAGTCCATAAGACCGATCGGATTGCAAGTCAGCAGCGCGTGGCTGTCCCGCGCGCGAAAATGCACAGCGGGGCTGCAGCCATGCCAACCGCGGCTCCGGCCCCGGCCTCAGCCCTGTATCGTGAAGACATCGCGGGTTCCGCCAGCGGCGGTCCGCACGGGTTTGGAACCGATCCACTGGACATGGCGGGCGAGAATCGCGGCCGCCTCATCGATTTGCCCAACACGCAACGCAGCGAGGATGGCGCGGTGGTCATGGTCGGTACGCGCCTCCCAGTCCGAGCGCCAAGCCGAGAACAGGAAACGGGCGCTGGCGGCATGGAGGTCGTCGATCGCCGCCAGCAGGCGCGGCATGGCGCAAGGCGTCACGATCAATCGGTGGAAGCGCCGATTCGCCTCCTCCCAAGCGCGGACATCGGGCGAGTTGTCGCCGGCGCGGGTCGCTTCCTCGGCCTCGTCGAGGATAGCGCGCGTCAGATGCGGCCCGGCATGGCGCAAAGCGAGCACCTCCAGCGCCGCGCGCATCTCGGCGACCTCGCGGACCTCGCGCAGGTCGAAGGCGGCGACGCGCACGCCGCGGCGCGGCTCGCTGACGGCCAACCCTTGCGCCTCCAGACGCTGGAAGGCTTCGCGCACCGGGACATGGCTCGCGCCGAACTCGGCTGCGACATGGTCCTGCCGCAACCTTGCGCCCGGCTCGAGCTGCCCGGAAATGATCCGTTCGGCGAGGACGCGACTGATGCGGACTGGAAGGGTCTCGGATTTCTCACTGGCCATGGATTATCGATAATTTCTCCGGCCGCCCGCGTCGAGCCCGCTGCGGCCGGTTGTACCCTTGTCGTGCACCGCGTCCGGGGCCAGTCTTCCCGAGCTCACAGGAGGACATCGCCATGTCGCAGCTGCCCGACCACGATCCGATCGCGGGCGACACCCGCTCCTGCGAGGCGCTCGAACAGGTGATCGTGCCGCGCGCGCATGATCTCGGCGGTTTCTCGGTGCGCCGCGCCCTGCCCTCGATCGGGCGCAAGATGGTCGGCCCCTTCATCTTCTTCGACCAGATGGGCCCGGCCGAGTTCCTGCTCGGCGAGGGCATCGATGTGCGCCCGCATCCGCATATCGGGCTCTCCACCGTCACCTATCTCTTCGACGGCGAGATCATGCACCGCGATTCGCTCGGCACGGCGCTGCCGATCCGACCGGGCGCGGTCAATCTGATGACGGCCGGGCGCGGCATCGTCCATTCCGAGCGCACCGCGCCGGAAGAGCGGCTGAAGGCGCCAAAGCTCTACGGCATCCAGACCTGGCTCGCCTTGCCGAAGACGCATGAGGAGGTCGCGCCGGAATTCATCCACCACGCCGCGCTGGAGCTGCCGCGCATCGTCGGCGAGGGTAAGCGCGTCAGCCTGATCATGGGCTCGGCCTTCGGCGAGACCTCGCCGGTGAAATTCCCCTGGGACACGCTCTATGCCGAAGCCGTGCTGGCGCCGGGCGCGATCCTGCCGCTCGACCCCGACTATCACGAGCGCGCCGTTTACATCGTCACCGGCAAGATCGACATCGCCGGCGACGAGTTCGGCGCCGGCCAATTGCTGATCTTCAAGCCGGACGACCGCATCTCGATCCTCGCCGTCGACCAGAGCCGGCTGATGCTGATCGGTGGCGAGCCGATGGACGGCCCGCGCCATATCTGGTGGAACTTCGTCTCATCCTCGAAGGAGCGGATCGACCAGGCCAAGCAGGAATGGAAGACCGGCCGATTCGACACCGTGCCCGGCGACGAGGAAGAGTTCATCCCGCTGCCGGAGCGCTGAGCTCGCCTGCCGGCATCGCCCGCAGCCGCGGCATCTGCGAGGCCAGGATCGCCAGCGTCGACAGTCCGAACAGGATAACCGGCAGCCACATCGCCGTCTCGACGCCGAACCATTCGCCGGCGAGGCCGCCGGCGAGCGCTCCCAACGGACGCATGCCGTACATGGCGGTGGTGATCGTCGCGCTGACGCGGCCGAGCAGCGGCTGCGGCGTCACCGCCTGACGCAAGGTCGTCTGGGTGATGAACCAGAGGATCGGGCCGAAGCCGAACAGGAAGAAGGCGAGTGCCAGCGCCGGCCAGCCCAGCGCCGGCGGCGCAAGCGCCAGCGCGGTTGCCCCGAAGAGCGAGACCGCCGGGCCGAAGACGAGCAGGAACCCGGTCGGCAGGCGCGCGATCAGCCAGGCGCCGGAGAGGGCGGCCGCGATCGCGCCCGCGCCATACACGGACGAGGCCAGGCCAACCGTCGCGGGATCGAGCGCCAGCACGCGCAGTGCATAGGGCGCGAGCAGCGCCATGAAGGCAAAGAAGGCGAGGTTCCAGCCGATGGCGCAGAGCGCGATCGGCCTGAGATAGGGATGGCGCGCGACGAAGGCGCCGCCCTCGGCGATGGCGCGATGCAAGGGCTGGCGCGGCTGCGCCGGCGGCTTCTCGGCGGGCAGGCGGGCGGCCGCAAGGATCACGACGACGCCGCAGGCAGCGCACAGCCCGAGGCCGAGCCAGCCCGAGGCGCGGGCCACAGCCCAGCCGGCGATCAGCGGCGCGATCAGGCTGAGGGCGGCGCGGCCGAGCTCGAGCCGGCTATTGGCGCGCGGCAGCTCGGCGAGCGTCACTGCTTTCGGCATCAGCACGAAGATCGAGAGCGCGATGGTGACCGGCCCCGCCGCCGCGATGAAAGTCGAGAGCGCCAATGAGGGCCCGATCGCGCCGCTTGCGAGCAGGACCGCACCGAGGCTGGAGCCCAGCGCCATCAAGGCACCGCCGGCGAGGATCAGCGTGCGCGGGGCCATGCGATCGGCGAGCACGCCGGCCGGCAGCGAGATCAGCAGCCAGGCGGCCGATTGCGCCGCGACGAGCAACCCGACGAAGCGCGGCGTCGCGCCGGCTTGAGTCGCAGCAAGTGTGATCGTGTCGAGCGCGAGCTTATCGGCGAACTGCGCCGTGACACCCGCGAGCAGCAGGGCGATGAAGAAGGGCGAGGTCATGGGAGGCGTCCAGCGAAGAGGATGGTCCCGATTTTCCAGATCGGGGCGGTTGCTCCCACCCGTTTCCTGCCCGGCTGCGACGACAAGCCGGTTTGCCAGCGTCGCCGTGAAAGACTATTTCGGAGGCACGATCCAGCAAGCTTCGGCCAGCCCTTGCCTCGCCCCCACACTCCGCTTCTCGACCAGACGCCCGATCCCGCCGCATTGCGCCGGCTCGACGATGCGCAGTTGCGCCAGCTCGCCGAGGAGCTCCGCGCCGAGACGATCGACGCCGTATCCGTCACCGGCGGCCATCTCGGCGCCGGGCTCGGCGTGGTCGAGCTCACCGTCGCGCTGCATCATGTCTTCGACACGCCGCGAGACCGGCTGATCTGGGATGTCGGTCACCAGGCCTATCCGCACAAGATCCTGACCGGTCGCCGCGGCGAGATCCGCACCCTGCGCCAGCCGGGCGGCCTCTCGGGCTTCACCAGGCGGGCGGAGAGCGAGTACGACCCATTCGGCGCCGCCCACTCCTCGACCTCGATCTCGGCTGGTCTCGGCATGGCCGTCGGGCGCGACCTTGCCGGCAGGCGCAACAACGTCATCGCCGTGATCGGTGACGGCGCCATGTCGGCTGGCATGGCCTATGAGGCGATGAACAATGCCGGGGCGACGGGCTCGCGGTTGATCGTCATCCTCAACGACAACGACATGTCGATCGCCCCGCCGGTCGGCGCGATGTCGGCCTATCTCGCCCGCCTCGTCTCGGGCCGGACCTATCGCTCGCTGCGCGAGGTCGCGAAGTACCTGGCCGAAAGGCTGCCGCGCTTCTTCCACGAGAAAGCGAAGCGGACCGAGGAATATGCCCGCGGCTTCTGGACCGGCGGCACCCTCTTCGAGGAGCTCGGCTTCTACTATGTCGGGCCGATCGACGGGCATAATCTCGACCATCTGCTGCCGGTGCTGCGCAATGTCCGCGATGCCGAGACCGGGCCGATCCTCGTCCATGTCGTGACGCAGAAGGGCAAGGGCTACGCGCCGGCCGAGGCCAGCGCCGACAAATACCATGGCGTCGTCAAATTCGATCCCGTCACCGGCCTTCAGGCCAAGGCGCCTGCGAACGCGCCGAGCTACACCAATGTCTTCGCCAACGCGCTGGTCAAGGCGGCGCGCGAGGACGAGAAGATCGTGGCGGTGACCGCCGCCATGCCGTCCGGCACCGGGCTCGACGCCTTCGGCAAGGAGTTCCCCGGGCGCACCTTCGATGTCGGTATCGCCGAGCAGCACGCGGTGACCTTCGCGGCCGGCCTTGCGACCGAAGGCTTCAAGCCGTTCTGCGCGATCTACTCGACCTTCCTGCAGCGCGCCTATGACCAGGTCGTGCACGACGTCGCCATCCAGAAACTGCCGGTGCGCTTTGCGCTCGACCGCGCTGGCCTCGTCGGCGCCGATGGCGCGACCCATGCCGGCGCCTTCGACGTCGCCTATCTCGCCTGCCTGCCAGACATGGTGGTGATGGCGGCTGCCGACGAGGCCGAACTCACCCATATGGTCGCGACAGCCGCCGCCTATGACGACGGGCCGATCGCCTTCCGTTATCCGCGTGGCGAGGGCGTCGGCGTCGAGATGCCCCAGCACGGCGTGCCGCTCGAAATCGGCAAGGGCCGGATCGTCAGGGAGGGCACGCAGGTCGCCCTGCTCTCGCTCGGCACGCGGCTGGCAGAATGCCTCGCGGCCGCCGAGCAGCTCGGCCAGCGTGGGCTATCGACCACCGTCGCCGACGCCCGCTTCGCCAAGCCGCTCGACGAGGCGCTGATTCTGCGCCTCGCCCGCGAGCATGAGGTGCTGGTCACGGTCGAGGAAGGCTCGGTCGGCGGCTTCGGCAGCCATGTCCTGCAATTGCTGGCGCGCGAAGGCGCGCTCGATCGCGGCCTGAAGATCCGCAGCCTGACGCTGCCCGACATCTTCCAGGAGCATAACAAGCCCGAGGCGATGTATGCGCAGGCCGGGCTCGACGCCGCCGGGATCGTGCGCACCGTCGAGACCGCGCTCGGCCCCGCCAGCGCCGCACGGCGCGCCTGAGCCCATGACCGCCGGCCTGCCGCGCCGGGTCCGCGCCGACCTGCTGCTGCTCGAGCGCGGCCTCTTCGAAAGCCGTGCGCGGGCGCAAGCCGCCATCGCCGCGGGCCTCGTCAGCGCCGATGGCATCGTGCTGCGCAAGGCGTCGGAGACGGTGCTCGCAGCGGCGAAGATCGAGGCGCAGGCGGCGCACCCTTACGTTTCGCGCGGCGGGGTGAAGCTCGCCGCCGCGCTCGACGCCTTCGGCTTCGATCCCAAGGGTCTGACCTGCCTCGATGTCGGCGCCTCGACCGGCGGCTTCAGCGACGTGCTGCTCCGGCGCGGCGCGGCGCATGTCTACGCCATCGATGTCGGCCAGGCGCAGTTGCATGAGAGCCTGCACGGCCATCCCCGCCTGACCAGCCTGGAGAGCCAGGACATCCGCACGCTCGATCCCGGCCTGTTTGCGGAGGCGCCGACACTCGCAGTGATCGACGTCAGCTTCATCTCGCTGAAGCTGGTGTTGCCGGCGGTGGCAAAGCTGCTGGCGCCGCAAGCCCGGCTGATCGCACTGGTGAAGCCGCAATTCGAGACCAGGCGCTCGGCGCTGAAGAAGGGCGTACTGCGCGACGAGGCGCTTCAGGAGCAGATCTGCGCGGAGATCGCGGACGCGGTCACCGCCCTCGGCTTCACCGTCAGTGGGCTCACCCCCTCGCCGATCGAGGGCGGCGACGGCAACCGTGAATTCCTGCTCGGCGGCGTGCGGAGCGTCTAGCTCGCCATTACGGCATCGATGTCGGCCTGCACGGCACCGGCATCGATATAGGCCGCCTGGCCCTGACCATTGGCATTGATGAAGGCGGTGGCGCGCGCGATGAGGCGGCGCAACGACAGGCTCGCGACATCGACGATCAGCGCTGGGTCTTCCTCTGCCGGCATCTCGTCGAGCAATGCCGTCGCGGTATAGACCAGCCGATCCATGGCCGCGCAGAGCTGCTCGAAACCTTCCGCCTCGCGCCTGCCGAGCGCGCGATAAGCCGCAGTGGCCTCGCCGGCACAGCGCAGCGGCGACACTGCGAAATGCTCGACATAACCGAGCCCGCGCCAGGCCTTGAGATCGCCGACGATCTCGCGGTCGAGCGGCACCATCTCCAGCAGCATCAGCGCCTCGCTGTGGCGGTTGAGATAGTCGGTCGAGAGTTGCGGTGTGGTTCCGCCCGCCGCGGTCGCTGATGTCTCGGTCGCGGAAGCAGACATGAAGAGGCCCCGGAAGCGGCGCGACTATGCTGTGCCAACAGCAAACAAAGTCTTGATCCGGTCGCGATAAGACGGAACTGATCGGGCGATGTGTGGTCGCTATGCCATTACCCTGCCGCCGGAGGCGATGCGCGAGGCCTTCGCCTATCGCGAGCAGCCGAACTTCCCGCCGCGCTACAACATCGCGCCGACGCAGCCGGTGCCTGTCGTCCGGCTCGACGAAGGCCGGCGCCAGTTCATCCTGATGCGCTGGGGTTTCATCCCGGGCTGGGTCAAGGATCCCAAGACCTTTCCTTTGGTCATCAATGTCCGAAGCGAGAGCGCCCGCGAAAAACCCTCCTTCCGCGCCGCTTTCATCCGCCGGCGCTGCCTGATGCCGGCTGATGGCTTCTACGAATGGCATCGCCTCGGCGAAGGCCGGCAGCAGGAGAACCGGCCTTACCTCTTCCGCAAGCCCGATCAGGGCTTCTTCGCCTTCGCGGCGCTGTGGGAGACCTGGCACAGTCCAGATGGCTCCGAGATCGACACGGTCGCGATGGTCACTGGATCGGCGAACGGGCAGATGGCGGCGATCCATCACCGCTCGCCTGTCATCGTGCCGCCCGAAGCTTTCGACACCTGGCTCGATCCGGCGGCCGAACCGGCCGATCTGCAGGCGCTGCTGCAGCCCTCGCCGGACGATCTTCTGGAGATGCTCCGGCTCGGCCCCGCGGTGAACAAGGTCGCCAATGACGGGCCGGAGGTGCAAGAGCCGTTCGATCCCGCTTCGGCGCCGGCGCCCCCCGCCAAGCCCGTCATGCGTCCTCGTCGGGGCAGCCCGGACGATGCACAGGGCAGCCTGTTCTAGCGCAGGCCATGACGACGCGCTTACTCTCGTCCCAAACGAGACCAACAGAGGAAACGCCCCAGATGGATGGCCGCCGCCCGACGATGAGCTCCCTGCACGGCATGGTCGCCGCCGCGCATCCGCTGGCGGCGCAGGCCGGTGCCCGCATCCTTAGCCAGGGCGGCAACGTCTTCGACGCGGTCGGCGCGGTCGCGGCGGCGCTCAATGTGGTCGAGCCGTTCATGTCGAGCCTTGCCGGCATGGGCTCGGCGACGATGTGGGTCGCGGCCGAGAAGCGCGTCCGCGTCCTCGATTTCGTGCCCCGCGTGCCCGAGAGCTTCCCAATCGAGCGCTTCAGCCAGCGCTCCGACCTCGAGCGCGGTGCGCTCGCAGTGGCTCCGCCCGGCAATCTCGCCGGCTGGTGCGAACTCAACCGCGCCTATGGCCGCCTCTCACTCGGCGAGATATTCGCACCGGCGATTGCTCTCGCCGAAGATGGTTTCCCGATCGCGGAGTTCGGCGTGACCGAGTTCAACGAGCAGGCGCCGCTATTGCGCGAGCGGCCCGAGCTCTACGAGAATTGGGCGCGGAACTATCTGCGCGAAGGCGGGACAAGCGTCGCGCTCGGCCAGATCCTGCACCAACCCGAGCTGGCGGCGACCCTGCGCGACATCGCCGTCAAGGGACCGGGTCATCTCTACCAGGGTCCGCTCGGCGAGACGATCGTCGCCCATCTCAAGGCGCAAGGCGGCACGCTGACCATGGCCGACCTCGCCAAGGTCGCCCCGCAATGGCGCGAGCCGCTCGCCGTCGCCTATCGCGATCGGCAGGTGCATGTGCCGCCGCCGGCCTGCGAAGGCTTCCAGTTCCTGCTGACCCTGCGCATCCTCGACGGCTTCGATCTCGGCAAGCTGGAGAGCAACGGCGCCGAGCATCTCGACATCGTTTATCGCGCCATCCGCCTCGCCGCCGGCGTCCGGATCGCGCACAATAATCCCAAGCCCGAGAAGCTTGCAGAGATCCTGTCCGAGCCGTTCGTCGAAAATCTGCGAGCGCGAGTCCGCGACGGCAAGCCAGTCGACGGCCCGACCGAACAATGGATGCCGCAGGCGCCAGCAGGCGAGGACCCAGGCCACACCACTTCGTTCTCGATCGCCGACCGCGACGGCAATCTGATCTGCGTGACGCAGAGCATCGGCAGCCCCTTCGGCAGCGGCGTCGTCGTGCCGGGCACGGGGGTCAGCCTCAACAACTTCCTCTACTGGGCCGATGTCCAGCCCGGCAGCCCGAACCGCTCGCTGCCGGGCTCGGAACTGCCGATGTGCATGTCGCCGACCCTCTCGACGCGGGATGGCACGCCGGTGCTCGCGCTCGGCACGCCCGGCAGCTACGGCATCCTGCAGACGCAGGTGCAGGCCATGGTCCAGCACGTCGATTTCGGGCTGCCCTTGCAGGACGCGATCGAGGCGCCACGCGCCCGGCTCTGGGATGGGCGCGAAGTCGAGGTCGAGAACCGGCTTCCCACAGAGACGATCGCCGCGCTGGCCGAGCGCGGACACGGCATCTTCGCGAACGAGGGCGGCTGGACCATGCGAGTCGGCGGCATGCAGGCGGTGTCGCGCGATCCGGCCACGGGCCGACTGACTGGCGCCTGCGACCCGCGCCGCGACGGCTATGTCGCGACGCCCTGAGCGGCCTTTGCGCTGGATCGAACCTGCCTCATGCGGGGCTCCATGGATGGAAGCATTTTGAGCACCGCCCCAGATGATCTGAAGGCCTGGCTGACGAATACATTGCTGCCGGGCTGGATCGCCCGCGCCTTCGACCCGGCCCAGCCCGGCTTCGTCGAATATCTCGGGCCGGACGGGACGCCCGAGGCCAGCGATCTGCGCACCACCTTGATCACGGCACGGCTGACCTATGTCTTCAGCCATGCGCATCTCCTCGGCGTGCCCGGAGCGTTGGCCGCCGCGCGGCACGGCTTCGCCTTCCTGACGAGCGTCTGCCGACGCGCCGACGGGCGCTTCGGCCATTCCTGCACGACGCGCGGAGAAGCGGTCGACGGCAGGTCCGATTTTTACGATCTCGCCTTCGTCCTGTTCGCGCTCGGCTGGTTCGCCAAGGCGACCGGCGAGACGGACGCGCTGGCAACCGCCGGAGAGGTGATGGACTTCCTCAATGGCGAGCTGGCGCATCCGGCCGGCGGCTATCGCGAGGATACGCTGGGCGCGCAACCCCGGCGCCAGAACCCGCATATGCACCTGCTCGAGGCCTGCCACGCTCTCGCGGCGGCATCGCCCGATCCGCGCTGGCTAGCGACGGCCGAAAGGCTCGTGCGGCTGATGCGGGAGCGGATGCTGGACGCCAATGGCACGCTCGGCGAGTTTTTCGATGAGAACTGGGCGACGTTCCCGGGCCCGCGCGGGCTGATCCGGGAGCCCGGTCATCATTTCGAGTGGACGTGGCTGCTTTATCACCACGAGCGGCTGACCGGTTCGAGCGAGGCTCGCGAGACTGCCCACAAGCTCCATGCGTTCGGGCAACGTCAGGTCGATGCGGCGGTCAATCCATCGCAGCTCGTCGTGAACGAGGTAGACCCGACAGGCCGCGTCCTCAACGGCGCAGCCTTGCTCTGGCCGCAGACGGAATATCTGAAGGCGCTCGCCGCACGGATCGAATTCGAGGGCGACGACGATGCCGCGATACGGCTCGGACAGCATCTGCGCCTGGTCTTCCGGCACTTCGTCGACGCCAAGAACGGGCTATGGGTCAACCAGCTCGACGACCAGGGGCAGCCGATGAGCGAGCGGGTCCCGGTTCGGGTGCTCTACCATCTGGTGCTGGCGCTCGCCGAAATCTGCCGCGTCACCAAGAGCGATATGGCTCTGTAGTGCTTCAGCGACCAGCGACCTCGCCCGTGGTCACCGCCTCCTCTGGAAGCGAGAAGGTGCCGCTGTAGCGGAACAGCTCGCCGAAGAGCGGATGCTTCAGCGTCATCCGCATGCTGAAGCTGCGCTCATCGATCGGCCGTTCCTCGATATAGCCCGTGCCGAGGAGAAGCCCGACCGGCAAAGGCAGGTCGAGGCCGAGAAGTCGCCAGACATAGCCCTCGTCGCGGAAGACCAGCGCCCCCTCCTCCGCCGTGACCCTGAGGCGCATGCCGACGCCGAAGCGGACGAATTCGATGACCTGGTTGGCGCCGGTCTGCTGCATGCGCGAGCGGAAATGGAACGGCTTGCGCCCGGCGAAATGGAACACCCGATCCCAATGCAGCGTCCCGTCTTCGGGCCGGGCAGCGTAGTGGACTTCGATCGGTACGTCGCGGCCGCGATAGGGCACCAGCGCTCCGACGATCCGGGCAAAGGGCAGCAGCAGCCTGGCGAAGGCGCTGTGCTCGACCTCGTGCATCACGCCTTTGACGCAGATGGTATCGTCGCTGAACGAGCGCAGGAAGTAGTGGCGCCGGATGACCTCGCCGAGCTGGTGCCAGTCCTCGCCGAGCACCTCCTGGAAGACCGGCCGGCGCTCGCTCATGCGCTACAGCACCGAGCCGGGATTGAGCACGCCCTTCGGGTCGAGCGCCGCCTTCACCGTCCGCATCAGGTCGAGCTCGACCGGGTCCTTGACGCCCGGCAACAACGAACGCTTGAGGCGGCCGATGCCGTGCTCGGCTGAGATCGAGCCCTTGAGCTCGGTGACGATGGCGTGCACCGCCTCGTTCATCGCGCTCCAGCCGGCGAGGTAGGCGGCCTTGTCGGCGCCGACCGGCTGGCTGACGTTGAAATGGATGTTGCCGTCGCCGAGATGGCCGAACGGCACCGGCCGGCAGCCCGGCACCATCGCCTCGACCCTGGCGGTAGCCCGCTTCAGGAACTCGGGCGTAGCGTGGAGCGGCACGGAGATGTCGTGCTTGATCGAGCCGCCCTCATGGGTCTGCACCTCGGACAGCATCTCGCGCAGCTTCCAGAGATCGGCGCGCTGGCCGAGCGAGCCGGCGAGCACGGCATCGGTGACGAGCCCCTCTTCCAGCGCCTCGCCGAGGAAGGCCTCGACCGCCTCGCTGAGCCCGGCTTCGGCCTGCGCCGAGACCTCCATCAGCACATACCAGGGCGACGGCTCCGACAGCGGATCGCGGGCGCCGCTGGCGTGGCGGACGACGAAGTCGAGGCCGATGCGCGGCATGATCTCGAAGGTGGTGAGCGTGCCGCC is drawn from Bosea sp. Tri-49 and contains these coding sequences:
- a CDS encoding SOS response-associated peptidase, whose protein sequence is MCGRYAITLPPEAMREAFAYREQPNFPPRYNIAPTQPVPVVRLDEGRRQFILMRWGFIPGWVKDPKTFPLVINVRSESAREKPSFRAAFIRRRCLMPADGFYEWHRLGEGRQQENRPYLFRKPDQGFFAFAALWETWHSPDGSEIDTVAMVTGSANGQMAAIHHRSPVIVPPEAFDTWLDPAAEPADLQALLQPSPDDLLEMLRLGPAVNKVANDGPEVQEPFDPASAPAPPAKPVMRPRRGSPDDAQGSLF
- a CDS encoding MFS transporter gives rise to the protein MTSPFFIALLLAGVTAQFADKLALDTITLAATQAGATPRFVGLLVAAQSAAWLLISLPAGVLADRMAPRTLILAGGALMALGSSLGAVLLASGAIGPSLALSTFIAAAGPVTIALSIFVLMPKAVTLAELPRANSRLELGRAALSLIAPLIAGWAVARASGWLGLGLCAACGVVVILAAARLPAEKPPAQPRQPLHRAIAEGGAFVARHPYLRPIALCAIGWNLAFFAFMALLAPYALRVLALDPATVGLASSVYGAGAIAAALSGAWLIARLPTGFLLVFGPAVSLFGATALALAPPALGWPALALAFFLFGFGPILWFITQTTLRQAVTPQPLLGRVSATITTAMYGMRPLGALAGGLAGEWFGVETAMWLPVILFGLSTLAILASQMPRLRAMPAGELSAPAAG
- a CDS encoding biotin transporter BioY, with product MSDLSYAAPARFSPLDLQARPAFVQLGAVVLGTLVLAIASQISVPMVSVPMTMQTLAVILIGALYGWRLGALTILAWLGEAALGLPVLASGKAGLAPFMGPTSGYLFSFPLVAALVGLLAERGWNGSRPAFAFASMLLGHALCLLLGGLWLATLIGAEKAVLAGVVPFLLGSLVKSGLGAAILMALVRRTNKAEQA
- a CDS encoding gamma-glutamyltransferase family protein encodes the protein MDGRRPTMSSLHGMVAAAHPLAAQAGARILSQGGNVFDAVGAVAAALNVVEPFMSSLAGMGSATMWVAAEKRVRVLDFVPRVPESFPIERFSQRSDLERGALAVAPPGNLAGWCELNRAYGRLSLGEIFAPAIALAEDGFPIAEFGVTEFNEQAPLLRERPELYENWARNYLREGGTSVALGQILHQPELAATLRDIAVKGPGHLYQGPLGETIVAHLKAQGGTLTMADLAKVAPQWREPLAVAYRDRQVHVPPPACEGFQFLLTLRILDGFDLGKLESNGAEHLDIVYRAIRLAAGVRIAHNNPKPEKLAEILSEPFVENLRARVRDGKPVDGPTEQWMPQAPAGEDPGHTTSFSIADRDGNLICVTQSIGSPFGSGVVVPGTGVSLNNFLYWADVQPGSPNRSLPGSELPMCMSPTLSTRDGTPVLALGTPGSYGILQTQVQAMVQHVDFGLPLQDAIEAPRARLWDGREVEVENRLPTETIAALAERGHGIFANEGGWTMRVGGMQAVSRDPATGRLTGACDPRRDGYVATP
- a CDS encoding GntR family transcriptional regulator produces the protein MASEKSETLPVRISRVLAERIISGQLEPGARLRQDHVAAEFGASHVPVREAFQRLEAQGLAVSEPRRGVRVAAFDLREVREVAEMRAALEVLALRHAGPHLTRAILDEAEEATRAGDNSPDVRAWEEANRRFHRLIVTPCAMPRLLAAIDDLHAASARFLFSAWRSDWEARTDHDHRAILAALRVGQIDEAAAILARHVQWIGSKPVRTAAGGTRDVFTIQG
- a CDS encoding TlyA family RNA methyltransferase: MTAGLPRRVRADLLLLERGLFESRARAQAAIAAGLVSADGIVLRKASETVLAAAKIEAQAAHPYVSRGGVKLAAALDAFGFDPKGLTCLDVGASTGGFSDVLLRRGAAHVYAIDVGQAQLHESLHGHPRLTSLESQDIRTLDPGLFAEAPTLAVIDVSFISLKLVLPAVAKLLAPQARLIALVKPQFETRRSALKKGVLRDEALQEQICAEIADAVTALGFTVSGLTPSPIEGGDGNREFLLGGVRSV
- a CDS encoding pirin family protein, yielding MSQLPDHDPIAGDTRSCEALEQVIVPRAHDLGGFSVRRALPSIGRKMVGPFIFFDQMGPAEFLLGEGIDVRPHPHIGLSTVTYLFDGEIMHRDSLGTALPIRPGAVNLMTAGRGIVHSERTAPEERLKAPKLYGIQTWLALPKTHEEVAPEFIHHAALELPRIVGEGKRVSLIMGSAFGETSPVKFPWDTLYAEAVLAPGAILPLDPDYHERAVYIVTGKIDIAGDEFGAGQLLIFKPDDRISILAVDQSRLMLIGGEPMDGPRHIWWNFVSSSKERIDQAKQEWKTGRFDTVPGDEEEFIPLPER
- a CDS encoding NAD(P)H-dependent oxidoreductase, which gives rise to MTQTLILLFHPDYRSSRANRALAEAASSRPGTTVVDMQALYPDGQIDGDAEVARLLAAGRIVLQFPVQWYSTPPLLKAWQDAVLTRMFYIHYAAEGAKLAGRPILIAATAGNVPEAYTPSGANLFSLRDLLKPLQATAHRCALAWQEPFLVYDVRRADAEALAAAADHYVARLAQLETRQAA
- the dxs gene encoding 1-deoxy-D-xylulose-5-phosphate synthase, coding for MPRPHTPLLDQTPDPAALRRLDDAQLRQLAEELRAETIDAVSVTGGHLGAGLGVVELTVALHHVFDTPRDRLIWDVGHQAYPHKILTGRRGEIRTLRQPGGLSGFTRRAESEYDPFGAAHSSTSISAGLGMAVGRDLAGRRNNVIAVIGDGAMSAGMAYEAMNNAGATGSRLIVILNDNDMSIAPPVGAMSAYLARLVSGRTYRSLREVAKYLAERLPRFFHEKAKRTEEYARGFWTGGTLFEELGFYYVGPIDGHNLDHLLPVLRNVRDAETGPILVHVVTQKGKGYAPAEASADKYHGVVKFDPVTGLQAKAPANAPSYTNVFANALVKAAREDEKIVAVTAAMPSGTGLDAFGKEFPGRTFDVGIAEQHAVTFAAGLATEGFKPFCAIYSTFLQRAYDQVVHDVAIQKLPVRFALDRAGLVGADGATHAGAFDVAYLACLPDMVVMAAADEAELTHMVATAAAYDDGPIAFRYPRGEGVGVEMPQHGVPLEIGKGRIVREGTQVALLSLGTRLAECLAAAEQLGQRGLSTTVADARFAKPLDEALILRLAREHEVLVTVEEGSVGGFGSHVLQLLAREGALDRGLKIRSLTLPDIFQEHNKPEAMYAQAGLDAAGIVRTVETALGPASAARRA